The Hevea brasiliensis isolate MT/VB/25A 57/8 chromosome 1, ASM3005281v1, whole genome shotgun sequence DNA segment TTTCAACCATTAAAAGTTATAATGATAGGTTTTTATGAACCATTTTCTCAATCTTTAAATACTAATATAAACATTATGCTACGAACAAAGAGGTAGTATTTTGATTATGGTCAAAATATTAAACGCTATATTAAAAGTTATTGCCGAACAGAACCttagttattgttattgttattgttagTAGTAAATTATATTGCAAGACTCCATTATTTATCATAAAagtgataaattttaaaatatgtttaaatttaagaattttatattatataaagacGAAAAAAAATCAACTAGATTATTCTTGCTAGCAATATTGTCGATCAAGTTAATAATAGGAAAAGCATGATCATGTATTGTTATATATTGTTCTTTTAACTCCAAAATATTCACCTCTCTACTATTATTAAAGCATATAGATAGATAGAACCATAAATTATGACCCATATATGAAAAGTCAGAAAATAAGGCAAATTCAGTCGTTCTAATCTAGAATATATGTGGGCCTATAGAGCTTCTCATGAAATGATAAAGCCTCATCTATTCTCTGGAGATACGTCTCCCCCCCTCTCTCTATTTATAGAACAAAACCCAATCTCTCTTCCTGCAAAAGAACCCTCGTAACAACAAATGGCAGAAAAACACAAGAAGCCTCATGCAATCGTCTTCGCTTACCCTCTCCAAGGTCATATAGTCCCAGTTGTCCACCTTGCTCTGAAGTTGGCCTCCCATGGTTTCACCATCACCTTCATCAACACCCACTCCATCCACAATCACACCTCCAAGGCCCATCCCAAAACTGGTGCAGAGTTGTTTGCCAAGGCCCGCGAATCAGGTCTGGACATCCGCTACACCACCATCTCTGATGGGCTTCCTGTTGAGTTCGACCGATCATTGAACCATGACCAGTTCTTGGCAGCTCTATTGCATGTGTTCTCAGCTCATGCAGAGGAGGTGGTGGCTAAGATTGTTGCTTCTGGAGAGGATGTTCATTGTTTGATTGCTGATACCTTTTTTGTATGGCCTTCAAAGATTGCCAAGAAATTTGATTTGGTTCATGTTTCTTTCTGGACAGAACCTGCTTTGGTATTTACTTTGTATTATCACTGGGATCTTCTAAGGTTAAATGGTCATTTTGATTGCCAAGGTATGGTGACTTTGCATGTAATAGTTTAATTTGTAGTATAGAAATATCTCCAATACTATGAGTTAAGTTCATTTTGTGATCAGATTGCCGCGAGGATGCCATAGATTACATACCAGGAGTGAAGGCAATCGAACCAAAGGATACGACGTCGTATCTTCAAGAAACAGATACGACATCTATTTGCCACCAAATTATTTATAGCTGTTTCATTGACACTAAAAATGCAGATTTTGTTTTATGCAATACAGTGCAAGAACTTGAACATGACACCATATCAGCTCTGCAAGCCAAAATTCCATACTATGCAATTGGACCCATTTTCCCTAATGACTTTTCCAAGACCATTGTAGCCACCAGCCTGTGGTCCGAGTCACAATGCACCAAGTGGCTAGACAAAAGGCCACATGCCTCAGTGTTGTACGTATCATTTGGCAGCTATGCCCATGTTACAAAAAATGACCTTGTAGAGATAGCAAGTGGGCTTTCCCTAAGCAAAGTGAGTTTTGTTTTGGTGCTTCGACCTGATGTTGTGAGCTCAGATGATGCTGATCCATTGCCCGTCGGATTCAAAGAAGAGGTTGCTGACCGTGCGATTGTTATACCTTGGTGCACTCAGAGAGAAGTCTTGGCCCACCCAGCAATCGGAGGGTTCCTAACCCATTGTGGGTGGAATTCCATATTAGAAAGCATATGGTGTGAAGTACCATTATTGTGTTTCCCTCTGTATACTGATCAATTCACAAATAGGAAATTAGTGGTTGATGATTGGAAGATTGGGATTAATTTGAGTAATAAGAAGGTGATCAGCAAAGAGGAAGTTTCAGATAATATTAACCGTCTGATGTGTGGAGAATCAAAGGATGAATTCAAGAACAGGATCAAGGAGATCAAGAAGACACTGGAAAGTGCAGTGTCACCTAGTGGATCATCAGAGAAAAATATGTTACAATTCATCAAGGACTTGGAGGCTAAGATCGAAAAGATAGCCCATGCCAAGAACTCCAACTGCAATGGCCATGTGTAATATAACTTACCATGTATGCatgtcttccttttttttttttttttctagttattattattattattatatcattaaattaataaattattacttgatttaatttatttttatttttattaaatactcACATATCttgatattaataaattattagccCAATGAGCTAACCAGGTTTGTATATTCTTTAGTAGTTGTGTGCTACTTGTCAGTAACTGTGGTTGACGCTAAGGTGTCAATTAACTTGTTGGTTGGGTTGGGTTGGGTTTTGTCTACTGTTACAATTTTCCAAGAAGGAAAATTTGGTACCAATGATGTAACGTGCAATTATAACTGGACAACAAAGGCAGCGTCAAGATTAAATTAACCGAGTAAATTGGTTGTGCGGTAAGCATTTTATGAACTGTCAATGctaaattttataatgtttttcCATTGATGATAACAATCTTATGTTTGGAGAATCAAAGGATGAAATTCAAGAACAGAATCAAGTAGGCGAACAGACTTCAAGAACAGCTTCACTCTTCTTATTTTGCTAGTGGGTTTGTGAGATGGGAATGCAAAATTCTAtaaatttttgtttatttattgaaaatttgaattattttgatTGGTGATTGCTGAGAtataatttgagtttttttttttttactgtggCTATTTTCTAACCCAGCTCAGAGTTTATCCTATAAAGAAATCAAGTGAACGAGTGAGTGTTCAATCAATGAGTTAATAATTCAATTAGTGAGtaactaaaaaataattaaatataacatatgttaatataaataaattaatctaattaatcaaattttaataatttaaaatgaaaatttgaatatttattaagttatatatatataaattttaataaaagttttaaatttattataaaagtatttaattttaaatattataattattttttaatttttacgagtaataaataaaatttttttataaatatgtaattatatttttaatatttataaaatattaattatatgttaaaaaataaataaacatattattttataaaatttattatattattatataataagatATATATTTTGAATAATAAATATACAATTATCAAGTTAGTTTAGTTGGTTATTATTTTTAAGATCTCTTTATAAAGTTTTGGGTTCAATTCTTTTGattagtaaaataaaaaataaaaaaaaacttttaatctTGTTAATCAGTTGAACCGGTCGGATCACTTTCAAATTTGATTCAATTATAAATTCGAACTAATTAATTGTCTGATTCACCGGTTCGACCAATCGATTTGGTCCAAATTTAATAACACTGATTttctgtatttttaaaattttcattgtaCATTGTTCTACTATGTTGTTTCATTTGGCTTTGAATGTATTTTTTCTTTTGTCTGAGAAAAAGACTTTGATTGATAAATTAAATTGCactaaattgacaaatttaaattcaattctgtttatttttagaatttaattttaaatgattGCGATTTGATTTGAAATTGAACTTATCCTTTGCACAGTCCTAATGATAGAGAAATATAGCCCAATTAATCAAGGATTTGGCCAATATTGAAAGGTAGCCAAAGCCGAGAACTCTAATTGCAATGTGTAATAATAAGatctaaactttttttttttttttaaatattgagaaaaaaaaggattatgatcaataaaattaaaattgacatccactcataaataattttatttttaaaaaaattaatttaattttaattaaattttaaatttaaagctTATAATTTTGAAAAGGCATCGTACCGtgaatttcaatttaataatattaaaatcatcTCTAAAAATATAATTCAGTCTTGAATATGAATTTCAATCAGATTTTGAAAATGACTCATACCACTAAAAGAAAACTCATCAATAATTTTACCATTATTTTTGTATTTATATCTTCTAGTGGCAGTATTTCTTGTCAATAACAGTGAATTATGTTGGAGTGTGATGCCTTTTGTCTGGTAATCTTGTTCTTGGTttcttctagtgtttaattttccAAGAGAATAATATTGGTATCAAAGATGTCATGTGCCACTATAAATGGACTAAATGGGTAGCATCAACATCAAATGGCCCAGCAGTTTGGAATTTGGATGAATGAATGATTGCTCATTagaataaaattttcattaattattttttttaaatatattaaatattaaaaaatatgaaaaatatatattttttaaaatattagcaTACCCTTTTAAATAAAGTTGAATATTTGAATCAAGCTcttgtcaaagaaaaaaaatctaaCCCTCAGCTGTCTCTGGCAAAAATGTGGCTAGGCACACAAAACTAAGCTTGAAATAATTAGCTTTACAGCTGACAAGAAACGGAGCTGACAATGGCCAGGCCCCTCCAAGGAAGACAAATACAAAACAGTTACTATCACAGCGATGAACTCATCAACAGATGAGGAAAGGTCAGTTGCCCATGAACCGTTGCTCCAGCTTTAACTTCCATTGCCTACACTAAAAATTCCACAATGACTGCTTATCTTAATTGAAAAAATGAAAATGACTTGTACAAGAGACAAGCCCTTCACCTCTAAGCTAGTCAAGCATTGACtctataaaattttaaagaaatttgTATGAAGAGACTGCGATAACCAATGAGCTATAATTCAGTGGCACTAGAGTTGGCGAGATCAAGTCCCAATCAAAGCCAATTATACCAAAAAAGAAAGAGGACTTTGATACTTCAATTAAGACATGGAAAAAACAATCCAGGCTAACAACCCCTTTAATTGTATGCATTTCTATATTTCATCAttagtttctaactgaaacaagAGGCCAGAACATAAACATGACTGGCAGGGCAAATTCCATTCATCTTGGATTGTTTGTATCCTGATTACACCGGCAAAACTTAAGTACTGATTCATTCTTTCCAACACGAAAATGCAGTACAAGAAGCACTAGTATACGATATGCAATTGCCATGAGAAACAATACCAACAGATTCTCCCATTTGGAATTACTGTTGGAAGATATATCGTATGCACTTCGAAGGGCCTGAATCCCAGAAATGGTCCTCACTTCCCCAACTGCAAATGAAGTCCCTAGGTACTCATTCTCCAAAAGTCCCTACATTGCAGAAACAGAAAACAATATTAAAAATCTATTCAGAAGGTAAAACTTGCTTTAAATTTTGTCTAACTGTACCAACGTTTGAAAGTTTCGAAGTTAGAAAGGTATGCCCAATACTACTGCTTTCTAACAGCAGGATATTAAGATTCAAAGAAGTCAAACAACAGCcaatttaaaacattatttttCAAGCAGGAAATATATTAAGGAATACAGTATTTCATAAGGAGAAGATAAAAGATTCAATTACAAGCCCACTTGCCTGAATAGAGTAAGTGTGAAAAGCAATATAGGATATAGGATATGTCCATACTGGTCCTGGCAAAGCATTTCGAATTCTAAGATATCCAGCCGAAAGCATCATTACCACCTGAAATGACACAGGTACCCAAAACGAGATTTGGAGACACCAAGTAATCACCACTCACTATATCCAAATATACAATCAATTGGGTGGTAAAACATTCATTACTGATCACACCAatgattaatttataatatttacatccaaCATTGGTTTACATAGAGGTGTCCCAATGGTTATCAAACTCAGTAATTAACACCATTTAGTGCACATTTAAATGATATAAAAGAATTTTTATCTTAGCAATGCAGCTTTACTCTCATTCAATAGAACAGCTAATTCTATGGGAAATCCACCACACAGAGAAACTCACATGTATTGATACCAGCGTCAAGACACTCCAGAAAACATGCAGCCAAAGGGAAGTGATAAGCAGCATTAGTCCTTCATTTACCAAGAGACATATGAAGAAATTCAAAACGAAGTACATTAACAAGCTGA contains these protein-coding regions:
- the LOC110646826 gene encoding UDP-glycosyltransferase 86A2; protein product: MAEKHKKPHAIVFAYPLQGHIVPVVHLALKLASHGFTITFINTHSIHNHTSKAHPKTGAELFAKARESGLDIRYTTISDGLPVEFDRSLNHDQFLAALLHVFSAHAEEVVAKIVASGEDVHCLIADTFFVWPSKIAKKFDLVHVSFWTEPALVFTLYYHWDLLRLNGHFDCQDCREDAIDYIPGVKAIEPKDTTSYLQETDTTSICHQIIYSCFIDTKNADFVLCNTVQELEHDTISALQAKIPYYAIGPIFPNDFSKTIVATSLWSESQCTKWLDKRPHASVLYVSFGSYAHVTKNDLVEIASGLSLSKVSFVLVLRPDVVSSDDADPLPVGFKEEVADRAIVIPWCTQREVLAHPAIGGFLTHCGWNSILESIWCEVPLLCFPLYTDQFTNRKLVVDDWKIGINLSNKKVISKEEVSDNINRLMCGESKDEFKNRIKEIKKTLESAVSPSGSSEKNMLQFIKDLEAKIEKIAHAKNSNCNGHV